The genomic stretch AAGGCCTCTTGCGCCGCGGTCAGCTGCGTACCCCGGTACAGCGCGCCCGCGTCCCGGCCCAGCCGCTCCCAGGTACGGGCCGCCTCCGTCAGCCGGCGGTGCAGCCGCAGCCGGTCGCGGTCGGCGTCCACCCAGGACCGCAGGCGCGGCCAGGCGGTGATCAGCGCCTCGTGCGCCAGGTCGACGGTGTCCTCGTCCAGGGTGATCAGGCGGGCCCTGGCCAGGCGTTCGAGGACGACGGTGATGCCCGGCGAGGTCGCCGCGTCCAGTTCGGCGCGGTCCGCGGGCCGCCGGGTGTCGTGCGCGCCCTCGCCGGGCGTGACCAGCCGCAGCAGCGCCCAGCGGGCGAGCCGGGCCTGCTCCGGGGAGAGCTGGGTGTACAGGGTCTCGGCGGTCCGGGCGATGGCGCCCTGCACGCCGCCGACGGCCTCGTACACCTCCAGGGCCAGCGTCCGGCCGCGGCGGTGGCGCCAGGTCTCCAGCAGCGCGTGCGACAGCAGCGGCAGGCCGCCGGGCTGGTCGGCGGTCTCCTCGATGAGCCGGTCGGTCAGCGCGCGCTCGACGATCAGGCCGTGCGCCGCGGCGGGTTTGACGATGGCCTCGCGCAGTTCGGCGGGGCTCATGGGGGTGACCGGCACGGTGGTGTGGCGCAGTGCCTCGGCCAGGGTGCGGTGCTGGAGGCAGTGGCCGTAGAAGTCGGCCCGCAGGCCCAGGACCACGCACAGCCGGCGCGCGGGGTCCTGGGCGTCGAGCAGCAGGTCGAGGAACCGGGCGCGCTCAGCCGGGTCGCGGCAGAGGGTGAACACCTCCTCGAACTGGTCGATGACCAGCCAGGTGTCGCCCGGCCCGGCGGCCGCGGCGAACAGCTGCCGGTGCGTGCCGAACGGCCGGGCCCCGGGGGTGAACGTCCGGATGGCGGCCGGGCACGGGCCGTCGGCGGGAGGGCTCTGGAGACGCGGGATGAGCCCGGCGCGCAGCAGGGAGGACTTGCCGCTGCCGGACGGGCCCAGGACGGCCACCAGCCGGTGCCCGCCCGTCAGGCGCAGCAGCTCCTCGGTGAGCCGCTCGCGCCCGAAGAACTTCTCCCGGTCGCCGGGCTCGTAGCGGGCCAGCCCCTGGTACGGGCGGTCCGTGTCGCCCGGCGCCGCACGGACGAAGGTCTCCTCGGCGAGGCGGTGCCAGCGCGCCGTCCACTCCTCCACGTCGCCGCCGCACGCCTCCACGTACGCGCGGGTCACCGCGAGCGAGGGCAGCTGCTCGCCGGAGGCCGCCCGGGACAGGGTCGCCACCGAGTAGGGCACGCGTCCGGCCATGTCCCGGTAGGTGAGCGGACCGGCCTTGCGCCGCAGCTCCCGCAGGTCGACGGCGAACCGCTCCACGGGCCCCGCGTCCGGGTCCAGCGGCCTCTCCTTGCGCCCCATCCGGCCCTCCCGCCCGCACGCCCGCACCCCCCGGCAGCCGTCACGTTAGGCAGCCCCCGGAGCGCCCGGCAAGGAGCTTGTCCGCCGAACCCGCGGCACCGGCCGGGAGGTCCGGCGCGGCGCCGTCAGCGGCGGCCGTTCATGGCGCGGCGCACCTCGTCGAGGGTGGCGTCGGCGATCGCGTTGGCGCGGGCCTCGCCCTCCCGCAGCACCTGCCGGACGTACCCGAGGTCCCGCTCGTAGGCGGCCCGGCGGGCGCGGATCGGCGCGAGGTGCTCGTTGACCGCCTCGGTGACGCGCTTCTTCAGCGCCCCGGCGCCCGCCGGGCCGATCTCGTCGGCGACCTGCCGGGGGTCGCGGTCCTCGCAGAGGGCCGCCAGCAGGACGAGGGAGGACACCTCGGGGCGGCCGGCCGGGTCGTAGGTGATGTGCCGCTCGGAGTCGGTCTTGGCGCCCTTGACCAGCCGGGCCGTCTCGTCGGCGCCGGCGGCCAGCGCGATGGCGTTGCCGCGGCTCTTGCTCATCTTCGTGCCGTCGGTGCCGAGCAGCAGCGGCGCGGCCGACAGCAGGGCCTCCGGCTCGGGGAAGACGGCGGTGCCCCTGCCGTAGCGGTCGTTGAAGCGGCGGGCGACGGTCCGGGTGACCTCCAGATGGGGCAGCTGGTCCTGGCCGACCGGGACGAGGTTCGCCTTGCAGAAGAGGATGTCGGCGGCCTGGTGGACGGGGTAGGTGAACATCAGGCCGCTGACGGCGGACTGCCGCGAGTGGGCGATCTCGTCCTTGACGGTGGGGTTGCGGTTCAGCTCGGCGACCGAGACCAGGCTGAGGAACGGCAGCAGCAGCTGGTTCAGCGCGGGCACCGCGCTGTGCGTGAAGACGGTGGCCCGGGCCGGATCGACGCCGGCGGCGAGATAGTCCAGGGCCAGGTCCTCGACGTGCCGGGGCAGCTGGTCGGCCACGTCCCGGTCGGTCAGCACCTGGTAGTCGGCGATCAGCACCATCATCTCGACCCCGAGGTCCTGGAGGCGGACCCGGTTGTGCAGGGTGCCGAAGTAGTGGCCGAGGTGCAGCCGGCCGGTCGGGCGGTCCCCGGTCAGCACCCGGAAGCGCCCCGGGTCCGCGCGGATCAGCCGCTCCAGCTCCGCGCTGCGGGCCTGCGCGACGGATGTGCCGAGCGTGTCGGCGGGAGCGGCTTCGGTGGCGAGGGTGCTCGCGGTGGCGTGCGGCGTAGGGCTCATGGTTTCTCCTGGTGGGTGAGTGCCGCCGGCAGGACGGCGGGTGCACCCCGGACCAGGGAACGCGAAAGGGCCGTCCATTCGAACGGCCCGGTCATGCTGAGCAGTGGCCGCTCCTACGGGGAGCGCCACCAGGTCAGACACGACGAACGATGCATGGGGCAACTGTAGCGGGTCGGGCTCCGGGCCGTCGCGGCCGGCCGGATTCCGGCCGGTCCGGGCCCGTACGGGGGCGCGGCTCGTACGACGGACCCCGTGCCGTACGACTGCCGTAAGGCGGGCCCCATGCCGTACGGCGGCTCCCGTCTCAGCCGTCCCGCTCCATCAGCAGGTGCAGGATCTCGTCCACATAGCGGTACAGCCGCCCGGTGTCCTTGGTGCTGGGCATGACCTGCCACAGCATGACCCGGCCGTGCACCGCGGCCCACAGCACGTACGGCGCCTCCTCGCGGGTGCCGCGCACCCGCCACCCGGCGGCCTCGCAGGCGGTGAGGGCGTCGTGCAGGCCCCGCACGAGGCGCCCCGCCGGGTGCCCGGCCAGGCGCTCCGGCTCGACGGGTGTCTGCCGGGTCTCGTACAGGAGGCGGTACTTGGCGGGGTGGTCGACGGCGTAGCGGCAGTACGCGCGCAGCTGGGCGCGGAGCAGGTCCACCGGGTCGTCGGTGCCCGCAGCGGCCGAGGCCTCCGCCATCGCCGCCCGCAGGCGCTCGTAGCTGACCTCCAGCGCGGCCCACACCAGCTCGGTCTTGTCGGCGAAGTGCCGGTAGATGCTGGGCGCGGCGACGCCCGCCTCGCGGGCCACCGCGCGCAGCGACAGCGCGTCCTCGCTGCCGACCTCTTCGAGGAGGCGCTCGGTGGCGCGCAGCAGCTCCTCCCGCAGGCGCTCGCCCTGCCCGCGCGGATTGCGGGGCCGTACGGCCGCACTCTCACCCACCGCCGTTACGCCCCTTCCGCGTCCCGCACCGTCGTCACGTCGTCACCGTGCGCCGGGCGGAGCGGCCGCCCGGCGCGCCCGCCTCCGTCGTGCGCACGTCCGGTGCGGGCCGTACTCAGGGTTTCACATCGCGGAACCGTCCCGGGGCCGGCCGGGGTCCGGGCACCGGCTCCTCAGCCGCCCTCCGTCAGTCCGGCGGCGGCCGCGCCCCGGCTGAGGACCGCCTCGCGGATGCCCGCGCGTACGTCCTCGTGGCCTCCGGTGGCGGCGAGGTTGAGCATGCGCAGCGGCGGCCCGTGGGCGGAGAGCTGGGGGATGAACTCGGCCTTGGTGACCCGCCAGCGCTGCCCCTCCCCCGCGGGCGGCTCGAACCGGAAGCGGGCGATGGTGCCCCAGTTGCCGCGCGGCTTCTCCATGATCCCGGCGATCTGGTCGCCCATGCCGTAGACGACCCAGGTGCCGGCCAGCTTCTCGTACGGCTGCGGGGTGTGCGCGTGGGTGCCGATGACCAGGTCGATGTCCGGTCGGCCGCCGGTGCGCGACGCGGTGAGCGCCTTGGCCACCTTCAGCTGCTGCGCGTCCGGCTCGGTCTGGTACTCGGTGCCCCAGTGCGGGCTGACCACGACGACGTCGGCCCCGGCCCGGCGGGCGGCCCGCGCGTCCGCGATGATCTTGTCGGCGTCGATGACGTCGACCGACCAGGGCTTGCCCTCCGGGAGCGGGACGCCGTTGGTGCCGTACGTGTACGAGAGCTGCGCCACGCGCGCCCCGCCGGGCGCCTTCAGCAGCGCGGGCCGGGCGGCCTCGGCGGCGTCCCGGGCGGAGCCGGCGTGCTTGATCCCGGCCCGGTCCAGCGTGTCGAGGGTGCGCCGGACGCCGTCGGCGCCGTCGTCGAGGGTGTGGTTGGAGGCCGTGGAGCAGGAGTCGTAGCCGGTGGCCTTGAGCGCGTCGGCCACCTGGGGCGGCGCCTTGAAGGCGGGGTAGCCGGTGAAGGGTCCGCCGTCCGGCCCGAAGGGCGTCTCCAGGTGGCAGATCGCCAGGTCGGCGCCCTCGATGACGGGTTTCACGCCGTCCAGGAGGGGCCGGTAGTCGTAGCCGTCGCCTCCGGCGTCCCGGCGCGCCGTGTCCAGTACGGAAGGGTACGAGGCGATCACGTCCCCGGAGGCGGCGAGGGTGAAGCCCGCGGAGGCCCGGTGGCCGGAGTGCTGGGGCGCGGCGGGGCCGGGGCTTCCGGGCGTCCGGGCGGCGGGCCGTCCGGCGCCCTGTTGGGCGGCGCAGCCCACGGCCAGCGATATCAGGAGGAGGACGGCGCCGTACGGTCGGTGCAGGCTCATGCCCTGACGCATAACAGCACAAATGCCGTAATAAACGGATTAACCGACTGGGAGACTCCGCTGGCCCCGCACCGTCCCCCGGCCGGAGGCGCACCGGCTCGCACGCCCGCCCGGAGCCGGGCCCGGCACCCGCCACCGGGCCCCGCCGCCCGCGGACAATCCGTTCGATCCGGGCCCCGTCGCGCCGTTACGCTGCCGGGATGGCCCGACAAGCCCCGCTGAGCGCGGACCTCTTCCCCGCCGACCTCCCCATGTACGCCACCGTCGGACGCACCGCCTCCGGGCGCGCGTGGCTCGACGCCCTGCCCGCCACCGTCCGCGCCCTCCAGGAGGAGTGGGACCTACGGCTCGGCGCGCCGCTGCACGGCGGCAGCTGCTCGTGGGTCGCCCCGGTGGAGCTGCCGGACGGCGGCGCGGCGGTGCTCAAGGTGACCTGGCCGCACCGCGAGGCCGCCGGGGAGGCCGCGGCCCTGCGCGCGTGGGACGGCGACGGCGCCGTACGGCTGCTGCGGCACGACCGGGAGCGGTACGCGCTGCTGATCGAGCGGTGCGCACCGGGCGAGGAACTGGACGACAGCGACCTCCCTCCGGACGAACGGCTGCTCCTGGCCGCCGGCCTGCTGCGCGGCCTGTGGTCCGCGCCCGCGCCGCCCGACGGCGAGCTGGAGCGGGTCGCCGACGTGTGCGGCGAGTGGGCCGACACGGTCGAGGAGCGCATGGCGCGGCTGCGGCCCGGCTACGACCCCGGGCTGGTCCGGCTCGGCGTCCGCCTGCTGCGCGAACTCCCCGCCACCGCCACCCGCGAGGTCGTGGTGCACGGCGACTTCAACCCCGGCAACGTCCTGTCCGCCCGGCGCCGCCCGTGGCTGGCCATCGACCCCAAGCCGATGGTGGGCGACCCCGGATACGACCCGTGGCCGCTCCTGGAACAGATCGACGACCCCTTCGAGCACCCCGAGCCGCGCCCGGTCCTGCGCGACCGCTTCGCCCTGGTGGCCGACGCCCTCGGCGAGGACCCGGCCCGCCTGTCGGCCTGGGCGGCGGCGCGCACCGTGGAGAACGCCCTGTGGTGCGCCGACCACGGCGACGTGCCGGACGGGGCGGAGGAACTGGAGGTGGCGGCGGTGCTGGCGTCGTTGGCGGGGGTGTGAGGGGCGCCGCCCGAACCGCGGGCGCCCCGGCCGACGCCCCTTTCAGGCCACCTCGATCCCGTACTCCCGCACCAGCGCCTCCAGGCCGCCCTCGTACCCCTTGCCGCCGATGACGAAGTCCCAGTCGCCGTTCGCGCGGCGGCGGAACGAGCCGAGGACCAGCGCGGTCTCGCCGGGGCGGCCGTCCGACACCTCCAGCCGGCCCTGTTCCGCGCCGGATTCGTCCACGAGGCGGATCCGCGCGTCGGTGAAGCCGGACAGGTCGGCGTGCGGGTCGGCCTCCGGGTCGACGGCCGCGACGAGGACGAGCCGGTCGGCGGTGGCGGGCAGCGCCTCGAAGACCACCTGCATCGCGGCGCGGTCGGGGGCGAAGCCGGAGAGCATCCGGACGGTGCCGTCCGGGGTGCGCGGGTTGTTGTAGAAGACGAAGTGGTCGTCGCTCAGGACGCGGTTGCCCTGG from Streptomyces albofaciens JCM 4342 encodes the following:
- the trpS gene encoding tryptophan--tRNA ligase, translating into MSPTPHATASTLATEAAPADTLGTSVAQARSAELERLIRADPGRFRVLTGDRPTGRLHLGHYFGTLHNRVRLQDLGVEMMVLIADYQVLTDRDVADQLPRHVEDLALDYLAAGVDPARATVFTHSAVPALNQLLLPFLSLVSVAELNRNPTVKDEIAHSRQSAVSGLMFTYPVHQAADILFCKANLVPVGQDQLPHLEVTRTVARRFNDRYGRGTAVFPEPEALLSAAPLLLGTDGTKMSKSRGNAIALAAGADETARLVKGAKTDSERHITYDPAGRPEVSSLVLLAALCEDRDPRQVADEIGPAGAGALKKRVTEAVNEHLAPIRARRAAYERDLGYVRQVLREGEARANAIADATLDEVRRAMNGRR
- a CDS encoding TetR/AcrR family transcriptional regulator produces the protein MGESAAVRPRNPRGQGERLREELLRATERLLEEVGSEDALSLRAVAREAGVAAPSIYRHFADKTELVWAALEVSYERLRAAMAEASAAAGTDDPVDLLRAQLRAYCRYAVDHPAKYRLLYETRQTPVEPERLAGHPAGRLVRGLHDALTACEAAGWRVRGTREEAPYVLWAAVHGRVMLWQVMPSTKDTGRLYRYVDEILHLLMERDG
- a CDS encoding CapA family protein, which codes for MSLHRPYGAVLLLISLAVGCAAQQGAGRPAARTPGSPGPAAPQHSGHRASAGFTLAASGDVIASYPSVLDTARRDAGGDGYDYRPLLDGVKPVIEGADLAICHLETPFGPDGGPFTGYPAFKAPPQVADALKATGYDSCSTASNHTLDDGADGVRRTLDTLDRAGIKHAGSARDAAEAARPALLKAPGGARVAQLSYTYGTNGVPLPEGKPWSVDVIDADKIIADARAARRAGADVVVVSPHWGTEYQTEPDAQQLKVAKALTASRTGGRPDIDLVIGTHAHTPQPYEKLAGTWVVYGMGDQIAGIMEKPRGNWGTIARFRFEPPAGEGQRWRVTKAEFIPQLSAHGPPLRMLNLAATGGHEDVRAGIREAVLSRGAAAAGLTEGG
- a CDS encoding aminoglycoside phosphotransferase family protein, with product MARQAPLSADLFPADLPMYATVGRTASGRAWLDALPATVRALQEEWDLRLGAPLHGGSCSWVAPVELPDGGAAVLKVTWPHREAAGEAAALRAWDGDGAVRLLRHDRERYALLIERCAPGEELDDSDLPPDERLLLAAGLLRGLWSAPAPPDGELERVADVCGEWADTVEERMARLRPGYDPGLVRLGVRLLRELPATATREVVVHGDFNPGNVLSARRRPWLAIDPKPMVGDPGYDPWPLLEQIDDPFEHPEPRPVLRDRFALVADALGEDPARLSAWAAARTVENALWCADHGDVPDGAEELEVAAVLASLAGV